The Gemmatimonadota bacterium nucleotide sequence GTCCGTGCGCGTGGGGCCGCACGTCGTGGCCGCGCTGGTGGTGGCCAACTCCGTCGGCGACGTGCGCGACGAGACCGGCGCGATAGTAGCCGGCGCGCGCACGCCCGGCGGCGCCTGGGCGGACGTGGCGCGCGGCCTGGCGAACGCCGGCGGCTCGATTTCGGGCTCAGCGGCGGGCACCAACACCACGCTCGCGGTCCTCGCCACGGACGCCCCCCTCGAGCGCCCGTCCCTGCGCGTGCTGGCGCGCGCCGCGTCCTCCGGGCTGGCCCGCCGGATCACCCCCTACGGGACCCCCTTCGACGGCGACATCGTCTTCGCCGTGGGCACCGCGGAGGCGACGGCCGAGGTCGACCCCCGCGCGCTGCTCGCGCTGTGCGCGGGCGCCGCCGAGGTCTCGGCGCGGGCGGTCATCCGCGCCGTCACACAGCCCGCCTGACGAAGACTCGGGCCATGGAATCGGATCGGTCGGCTCGCATAGTCCTGTTCGACATCGACGGCACGCTGGTGCGCACCGGGCCCGTGCCCCGCAGGGCGTTCCGGGCTTCGCTCCGGGAGGTGTTCGGCACGGTGGGCGTGATCGACGGACACGAGTTCGGCGGCAAGACCGATCCTCAGATTGCGCGCGAGGTCCTGGGGGGCACGGGGATCTCGGAGGCCGCGATCGACGACGGCGTCGACCGTCTGCTGCGCCGCTACGTGCACCTGCTGGAAGACGGGCTGCGAGACCCCGCTGCGCGCCCCGTGCCTTTGCCGGGAGTGCGCGAGCTCTTGGACGCGGTCGGCCTGGAGGCGCGCTGCGCACCGGGCCTCCTGACCGGCAACGTGGAGGAAGGGGCCCGGCTCAAGCTGGAGGCCGCGGGCCTCGCCGAGCATTTTTCCTTCGGCGCCTACGGCTCGGATTCGGCTCATCGTCCGGATCTGCCGGCGGTCGCTGTGGCGCGCGCCCGCGCGCTGGGCATCCGCGTGGAAGGCGTCGTGGTGGTGGGAGATACGCCCAGAGACGTTGAGTGCGGAGCGCTCTCGGGGGCCCGCACGGTGGCGGTCGCGACCGGCGACTACGGCGAGGCGGAGTTGAGGTCGGCGGGCGCCAGCGTGGTGCTCAGCGACCTGACCGATACCCGCGCCGCGGTGCACGCGATCCTGGGCTGAGCGGCGAACGGCGACCGGCTTTCGGCTCGGAGGGTCCGGCGATAGTCTTCTGCGGCCCCACCATGAGAGCGTACGAACCGACCGCCGGCCGGCGAGCACCGGGACCGCGCGGCCGAGAACGAAAAAAGATTCAGGAGGCGATGTGAGCAGGAACCGACGCGAGCGCGCAGAGTCGCGAGCGAAGACCAACGGCCCGGTGATGATCATCGCGGTCATAGCCATCGTGGGAGCCGCGGCGTTGGCCTGGTCGATGTTCGGGGGCGGCGGCGCCGCAACCGAGATCGTGGAATTCGCCGAGGATGAGGCCCCGGATCCGCAGGAGCTGATCCAGCTGGCGCAGGGAATCCTCAAGGGCGACGCCGACGCTCCGGTGCAGATCATCGAGTTCGCTGATTATCAGTGCCCCGGCTGCCGCGCGTTCGCCACCAACGTGCTTCCGACCCTGCAGTCCTACATCGACGCGGGATCCGCCCGGCTGACGTTCTACGACTTCCCGCTGACCAACATCCACCAGCACGCGGTGCTGGCGGCCCGGGCCGCCAGGTGCGCCGGAGATCAGGACAGCTATTGGGCGTACCACGACGTGCTCTTCGGGCGCCAGCCCGTGTGGTCGGCGGAGCGGCGCGCTACCGACGAGTTCGTGGAGTACGCGGGTCTGGTCGGGCTGGATCAGGGAAACTTCGAGGCCTGCCTGCAGAGCGACCGTTTCGCCACCGAGGTCAGCGCCAGCGTGCGCCTGGGGCAGGAGCTGCGTGTGAGCTCGACGCCGACCGTGTTCGTGAACGGGACGCGCGCGCAACCCGCTACCGAGGACGCGGTGCGCGCCCTGATCGACGCCGCGCTCGAGCGCTGAGGGTGCGCCGCTCCAAGCAGGTCGCCGTCAGGCTCGTGTTCGCCGACAGCGGGTCGTTTCACGAGTTGGATCTACGGCTTCCCGCGGAAGTCCTGGGGCGACACGAGCGCATCGTCGACGCGCTGCGCGAGGAGCCCGAAGTGCTAGCGCGCTTGTACGTCGACGGGCGCAGACTGGTGGCGGCCTACACACTGGACGACGCGTGACCCCGCGCCGGCGCGCGGCCTACTGGTCGCCGCCGGCCTCTCCCTCGGACGCGGCCCGCTCCAGCGCCGCGTCCAGAACCGCGACCCAGTCGTCGAAGGGGCGCACGCCCACGAACAGCTCGCGCTGGTCGATGATGAAGGCAGGCGTCCCGGTGGCGCCGGTCTGCGCCGCCGACATGAGGTCCTGCACCAGCACCGGCGCGACCAGGTCGTCGTCCACGCAGCGCTGCCAGGTGGCCGCGTCGGCGCCCGCCGCTAGTGCGATCGCCAGGAAGATCGCAGCGGGATCGCCCCCGTTGGCCCAGGCGGTTTGCTTGACGAAGAACTCGTCGTGCGCGCGCCAGAAGTCGCCCCCCGCCGAGCCGATGCACATCGCGGCCTCGGCGGCGGCCCACGCCCGAGGATGGTTGGGCAGCGGGTAGTTCACGTAGATCCAACGGACCTTGCCCGTCGAGATGTAGGCGCTGTCCAGCAGCGGTAGGACCTCGTCCGTGAAGCGCCGGCAGAACGGACACTCGAAATCGGCGAGCTCGAACACCGTGACCGGCGCGTCCTCGGCGCCTTTCACGCGCGCATCCGACGCCCGCCGGGAAAGGGCCTCGTCCTGGGCCGCCAGGGGCGCGACGGAGGCCGTCGCGACCGCGACGAGCAGGGTCGCCCTCGCCGCCGGGCCCACGCCGCGGAGGTGCCGGGTGATGGTCATGCCGGGTTTGTCCTTGGAAACAGTGTCCGATGCGGTTGCCACTACGCCGACCCACCCCCGATCGTTCCCCCCACCGGTGGCCTCCGGGGCGCCTCCCTCCGCGTCGGGCCAGCCAGCCCGCCGCTGGCGCATCAGCGCTGCAGGTCGGTCGGCCACAGCTCCAGGCGGTGCCCGCAGCTCGGACAGTGCAACCTGTGCGGGACGCGCAGGCGCGTCGGGCGACCCAGCGCCTGAACGGCCGAGCAGCGAGGGCAGTTGCCGTCGAGGCCGAGCAGCGTACGCTCTTCCAGGAGCCTGCGCACGGCCAGCACGCCGCCAAGGCTCAGGATCACCGCCACCCACGGGACGTGCGGCGGGATCAGCGCCCCCAAAGCCGCCGCGCCGATCGCGCCCAGGCCGGTCACGAGCGCGCGGCTCCAGCGCCACCCGACCGAGCGGTTCGCTATCACGGCGCGCGCGGCGCTCGGGGGGTGGCCGAAGAGCCTCAGCTCAACGGAGTCTCCGCCGTTCGGCTCGGAGTCGTCACGGATCATCGGGCGCCAAGGTACGCCGGGCCCCTCGCTGGTTGCACGCGCGCGGCCGACTCCCCTACGATCGGGCGGGGTCCAGCCTCGGCGGAGGGACATGAACGATTCCAGTGCGGCCGGCGAAGAATACGCGCAGTTGTTGGTCGTCATGGCGGGTGGCCGGACGTGCGGACTGCCCGTCGGCATCGTGCGGGAGGTGGCCGAGCCGCCGCCCGTCACCCGCGTCCCGTTCGCGCCGCCGTCGGTGGTAGGTATAGCTACGCTCCGTGACGAAACCATGCCCGTGGTCGACCTGCGGCTCAGATTGGGGGGCGAGTCCGCGCCCGG carries:
- a CDS encoding HAD hydrolase-like protein, yielding MESDRSARIVLFDIDGTLVRTGPVPRRAFRASLREVFGTVGVIDGHEFGGKTDPQIAREVLGGTGISEAAIDDGVDRLLRRYVHLLEDGLRDPAARPVPLPGVRELLDAVGLEARCAPGLLTGNVEEGARLKLEAAGLAEHFSFGAYGSDSAHRPDLPAVAVARARALGIRVEGVVVVGDTPRDVECGALSGARTVAVATGDYGEAELRSAGASVVLSDLTDTRAAVHAILG
- a CDS encoding thioredoxin domain-containing protein; amino-acid sequence: MTITRHLRGVGPAARATLLVAVATASVAPLAAQDEALSRRASDARVKGAEDAPVTVFELADFECPFCRRFTDEVLPLLDSAYISTGKVRWIYVNYPLPNHPRAWAAAEAAMCIGSAGGDFWRAHDEFFVKQTAWANGGDPAAIFLAIALAAGADAATWQRCVDDDLVAPVLVQDLMSAAQTGATGTPAFIIDQRELFVGVRPFDDWVAVLDAALERAASEGEAGGDQ
- a CDS encoding DsbA family protein — its product is MSRNRRERAESRAKTNGPVMIIAVIAIVGAAALAWSMFGGGGAATEIVEFAEDEAPDPQELIQLAQGILKGDADAPVQIIEFADYQCPGCRAFATNVLPTLQSYIDAGSARLTFYDFPLTNIHQHAVLAARAARCAGDQDSYWAYHDVLFGRQPVWSAERRATDEFVEYAGLVGLDQGNFEACLQSDRFATEVSASVRLGQELRVSSTPTVFVNGTRAQPATEDAVRALIDAALER